The stretch of DNA ctcacacCTGCGTCTCCACACCGTTAAGTTTAGGCATCAAGATGCGAGGAGTCACCCCAGAGTTGAGGTCCCTCTCGAACTCCAAAAGCTGGCCCATGAAGTTTAGATTCggggacaccacaggacgccggCTCCGCACATATTTGTAGGCATCTGTCATTGTCATGAGGGTGTGCTTCATAAGGTACGCGATGACGATGGTTGCAGAACGGGACACGCCTGCCTGGCAGTGCACCAACACTCCCTGTCCACTCTGATATGCCTCCTCTGTGAACGACAAAATGGATGAGCTCAGTTTTGCTTCAAGACTTAACAAATGACTTAATGCTGTATTATTCTTGGTGCAAAATTCATCCAAATCTCGAATGTACATTTAGTAATGCCTGCGGCCTGTACCATTGAACTCTAAACAAAGAATGAAGCCCCTCTACATGCCTGTAGGTGAGTCATAGTGTGGGTGGGAAGAACAGGGTCAGGAATTCAGTGGCTCACACGTTAGTCAGTGGCACAGCCTCTAAAGCAACTGATGATCCCTTTGAAAGTTGCTGcattatttctcctttttccgTAGAACTCATCGCACACGAAAATCTGGTTACCAGGAAACATTCCACACAGAACACTGAGTTCGTCCTATTATGATCACTTTTATTTACTCTAATCATTTACTACAGGTTattcaaacaattaaaaagtttattcatttttgataaaaaaaggattattattcacccaaaaccaaaaatgtttttatgatttAACAAGTGACAAGTCTACAGTCTTTGCCTAGCTTACATCATGGTAGGCCTGTCACTAATTTAGGCGAAGCTACCAGTGGCTACCTAGCAGCTAAGAAGATCCAGTAGCTTAATTTGGCTGAGGCCTAACTAATGTAGACccctttcacagtttgtaaacagtgtgaagttttttgaggggcgggacttagctggaggcaaaagatctagAACACAATTGCCTGTAAACGGtcgttagcatatttcaacgttTTCAATGTTTTGCCGAGAATTGACGaggaaaatacatattttagagaatacacttatacactcactccccgagagtGATATTtcaaaaagttgactgatgttactatattcaccgaccccatACACTCTCACTAACTGGATGGGCGATCTGACCAAAGGAGGatacagaggggacaaagtctggtctgtctttatcaagtgaagcctctccaacaaagataacTTAGCAAATacaacttcagcttggacacccctgaaacttGTTGCACTCTAGccagcggttagcattagcattaacatgaaacaagaatcccccaagtAATTAATCATATGATtgacttaatgtaatttcagtcacaatttattctaacccataacattatccaggctgaaactgatgatgcattacatattaatcttatctgatatgaagggTGCAGCACAGAGGtacggtggttagcactgatgcctcccagctgGATTCAAGTCTAGCTCGGGattttctgggtggagtttgcattttctccctgtgtatgcgtgggttttctcctggtactccagtttcctcccacctccaaagacatgctagttagattaattggtgattctaaatttaccctaggtgtgagtgtgaatgcgaatggttgtttgtctctttcttttaatcgccaaagccaaaccaatgTCGTCTAAAGCTGACAGtgactggtatgtgataaaacttaaaggttttgatttttttttattttgccccccaaaaatacaacaagatgacattttcatgattGACAgcgacagtgtttgcctcaagcttgtctctgttttgcctccagctaacgccgtGACATCACAGATccccatgaaggggtctatatccTGGTTCAGTCTGAACgatcaatcatcaacaatttGACGTAGGGCTCTCACCTATAAACTCAAAAACCTCTTCAAAGTACTGTCGAAGGTTTTGCTTGCTGTTGTCGGTGGCTGGGAGTCTTTTGTAGCGCAGTCCAGAGCTAACGTGGTACAGGGGCAGGTGTGTGGTCACATTGACCACGTAGCCAATGTTTAGGCGCAAGagcaggtccaggtcctgggcGTCTCTCTCGTTCCCCAGAAACAGGAAGGGCAGAATTGGACTGATCACAGCATTCTCTGCATCAGGAGTCATCACACTCTCGTCAGACAGAGAAGCCGGCAGTGAAGATGAGAGTGGAAGAGAGAGGTGCACTGGAAAAAGACGAGACATAGAGAAAACAAGGACAGATGTTGTATGCTTTGTATGAAGGAGTTGAGAACATCTGCCACAGCATGAAATCTAAGGACTTTAACACATATACAGGCTCACAACAAAATGGCATCCAGGCTAATATAACCCAGGTTTATATCAGTGATTTCTTCCCGGAGAAGGTGCTTCAATGCTACGACTTGCAAAGGTGAACAGTAAAGACATTCTTACTTCTGCTGTTCTCCTCGTCTTGCTCTCTGTTCAGGGAGTTCAAGGCCAGGTGAAGTGACTGGGCTGATGGCAGAGAGtgccctccctctctgtctctcagccaGGGTTTGGGTTTGATGAGTGTGGTAGGGGCAGAGGGTGGAGGGGAAAAGGACACAGGTGATGGTGGGGATGCAGATCGGGGAGAGGGGGAATATGCTACATCTTCATCTTGCTCAGGACCATCACTCATTCCTGCATCCTCAGCTTTGTTCAAGAGCCTCTTCAGTGAGCTGCGGCCATCATCATACCCAGATCCTGACCTGCGTCCCATGAAATCAAGGGCAGCCATTTTGCCCTGCTGAAGCCGCCGACGGCCAGCGTGGTCTGTGATCTGAGTCTGCGAGTAATCCTGGAGGTTTTGACAGTCCAAGAGGACAAGGCCTGTTCCGTTACTGCCATTCTGAGCCTGGGTTGCACAGGTCTTCCCGACTCCTGCTCCCATCCCGGTACAGTGATTCTTTTGGGATTTAGAATGGGTCATCTTCTTGGCCAGTTCTTCGGGCCAGATAGTACGCACGCTGTAGTCATCATCATCGGCTTGAAACGTAGCCATTGGATGAGCTGCTCCGATGCCTCGTCCTGGTGGTTTGCCTCGGCGAGGGTTGAATGTCACCACTATGGGATCGCTGCTGCAGTAGCTGCAGGTGGAACTGCCTGTCTGGGAAGCTTTGGGGTTGCAGCCTGTGACGCAGCTCTGTATCGCCCGCAGGGGTGCCGAAGAGGAGAGTGGGGTACAGGGCAGGCATCCTCCTACCAGTTTTTTGCGCAGGATAGCAGGACTTTCAAAATTTCCAGCCTCACCAGAGCAGGAGGGACAGCGGGCAGGTTTGAACAGGCTTGCTCGGCAGTCAGACGCAGTGCTATTAGaagaggaggtgttggaggtggaggcggTGGAGAGACACCCACCCAGATTTTTCAGGCCCATTTCTTTACCGCCTCTCTTCACTGTTCTGACATTGTGACCACAAGAAAACGAGGTGGAAGtgcttcctccacctccttggAAGCTAGAAGTGTGTCCCTTACAGCCTCTGCATCTTACGAGCCTCCAGCAGCCACAACTGAATGGGTGTGTGCAATCGATAGTGCAGGTGTGGTCAGGGCTGGGGAATCCTCCGGCATGGGAGGAGCAGGGGGACAGCGGAAGACCATGAAGAATATGAGGGCGGTGATCCCTGGTATGAGGCAGATGAGACTGGctgagctgctgtaatgaaattGGTACATGGGtgggttgggagggaggggatgagGGATAGTTGGAGTTTAGGATGGCAGCATGAGGCACGGGGACAGAGTTGTGGTGGTAGGGAAGACTGTGACTGTTTTGGCTTTGATGGACAGTTCCCAGTTTGGAATTCTTCTTGTGACTTATAGAGGGAAATTCATGATCacttttgttattaaaactagtgttttccttttccttttcactccTGAATTTATGCTGCTGTGACTGAGCGGGGACAAACTGTAGGACCCCTCCAGGGGAAAATGACAGCTGACGAATTCGTTGTGACTTGTGTTCAGCTCCGCTTGATCTCcctgcacttcctgtttttctctcacaTTGTCCTTGGTCCAACTGTGATGAAACACATTTCCCTCTGCCACCTTTTACACTCCCGTTACGCCCTAATGAGTGGCTGaatcctcctccccgtcctcctttGTCCACCGTCACCCTGATATCAATGGTATGTGTGTGGGAGGGCAGCCGAGGGCCGAGAGTTACTGTGCCATTGCTGTGGCAGTGGCTAGGGATGTTTGTGACACCCGCTGGGGTGACAGGCTGGTCGCCCTTGAATTTCTGCACACGGGAGGACCTGCGCTTGCATTCCAGAGTCAAAGATTTACAGGAAGGTGAATAAAAGTGGGACTGAGAAgggtggaggtgaggagggTGGGCGACTTGTCCATTGGAGGAGGCTGTTATGTGAGAGGAGTGCTGTGGGATGGTTTGTGGAGAGGCCTCACATAGAGCTAAATTTTTAGGGCGCTGAATGACCACTATACGCTCGTcaagagggaggggaggcatCTGGGTTTATGCAAAGCTGTTCAatgaagaaggagagagaaacagaaagacagtAGTCAGACaattattgtgttttcacacaCTAAAAAAGGGGAGCACACTTTACATGTCAtcactgtgaacacaaacagcaaGCTCATAAAAATGAGCTGGCAGTGCTATGCAATGCAGTTTATATAGAATTGTGAGCATTGCTTCTTTCGATATTGTTTGTTATAATATCTCAtaatttattagaaaaaaatatttatgatatGTAAAGTAAAACTCCACATCCTCCacaaggttagggttagggttagccctaaccctaaccctaatgacaaaacatcttcacaacaacagatttttatgttttgcatatttttgtaaGTCACCTCCAAGGTGTCTTTTGCATAACAAAACATACCAAGAGCAAAACCAACCACAgataaatgtaacattttagtcaaacacattttccttcAAATTTGCTGCAAATGAAGGAGAAATTCtacagagagaataaaaactgaGGTGCATGTTAG from Mugil cephalus isolate CIBA_MC_2020 chromosome 15, CIBA_Mcephalus_1.1, whole genome shotgun sequence encodes:
- the si:dkey-175m17.7 gene encoding uncharacterized protein si:dkey-175m17.7, with the protein product MPPLPLDERIVVIQRPKNLALCEASPQTIPQHSSHITASSNGQVAHPPHLHPSQSHFYSPSCKSLTLECKRRSSRVQKFKGDQPVTPAGVTNIPSHCHSNGTVTLGPRLPSHTHTIDIRVTVDKGGRGGGFSHSLGRNGSVKGGRGKCVSSQLDQGQCERKTGSAGRSSGAEHKSQRIRQLSFSPGGVLQFVPAQSQQHKFRSEKEKENTSFNNKSDHEFPSISHKKNSKLGTVHQSQNSHSLPYHHNSVPVPHAAILNSNYPSSPPSQPTHVPISLQQLSQSHLPHTRDHRPHILHGLPLSPCSSHAGGFPSPDHTCTIDCTHPFSCGCWRLVRCRGCKGHTSSFQGGGGSTSTSFSCGHNVRTVKRGGKEMGLKNLGGCLSTASTSNTSSSNSTASDCRASLFKPARCPSCSGEAGNFESPAILRKKLVGGCLPCTPLSSSAPLRAIQSCVTGCNPKASQTGSSTCSYCSSDPIVVTFNPRRGKPPGRGIGAAHPMATFQADDDDYSVRTIWPEELAKKMTHSKSQKNHCTGMGAGVGKTCATQAQNGSNGTGLVLLDCQNLQDYSQTQITDHAGRRRLQQGKMAALDFMGRRSGSGYDDGRSSLKRLLNKAEDAGMSDGPEQDEDVAYSPSPRSASPPSPVSFSPPPSAPTTLIKPKPWLRDREGGHSLPSAQSLHLALNSLNREQDEENSRMHLSLPLSSSLPASLSDESVMTPDAENAVISPILPFLFLGNERDAQDLDLLLRLNIGYVVNVTTHLPLYHVSSGLRYKRLPATDNSKQNLRQYFEEVFEFIEEAYQSGQGVLVHCQAGVSRSATIVIAYLMKHTLMTMTDAYKYVRSRRPVVSPNLNFMGQLLEFERDLNSGVTPRILMPKLNGVETQV